In the genome of Triticum urartu cultivar G1812 chromosome 5, Tu2.1, whole genome shotgun sequence, one region contains:
- the LOC125508208 gene encoding COBRA-like protein 5 codes for MEELRKSMLVALILAVTCSVAVAYDPLDPTGNITIKWDIQSWTPDGYVAMVAMNNYQQYRQIMAPGWTLGWSWAKKEVIWSIVGAQATEQGDCSKFKGGIPHCCKHTPSVVDLLPGVPYNQQIANCCRGGVISAYGQDPAGSLSAFQVSVGLAGTTNKTVKLPKNFTLMGPGLGYTCGPATIVPSTVYWSADHRRKTQALMTWTVTCTYSQQLASRYPTCCVSFSSFYNSTIVPCAKCACGCGAHKRMGGRGGKSHSDGCIMGDSKRALTPGVNTPKKDGAQLLQCTNHMCPIRVHWHVKLNYKDYWRAKIAVTNFNYRMNYTQWTLVAQHPNLNNVTEVFSFQYKPLLPYGNINDTGMFYGLKLYNDLLMEAGPFGNVQSEVLMRKDDRTFTFSQGWAFPRKIYFNGDECKMPPPDSYPYLPNSAPLVTPRSVITAASACLLVLLLVA; via the coding sequence ATGGAGGAGCTCCGCAAGTCTATGCTTGTGGCTCTGATCCTCGCGGTCACCTGCTCCGTCGCAGTTGCCTATGATCCCCTCGACCCGACAGGCAACATTACAATCAAGTGGGATATCCAGTCATGGACGCCCGACGGATACGTGGCCATGGTGGCGATGAACAACTACCAGCAGTACCGCCAGATCATGGCGCCCGGGTGGACGCTGGGGTGGTCGTGGGCCAAGAAGGAGGTGATCTGGTCCATCGTGGGAGCGCAAGCCACCGAGCAGGGCGACTGCTCCAAGTTCAAGGGTGGCATCCCGCACTGCTGCAAGCACACGCCCTCCGTCGTGGACCTCCTCCCCGGCGTCCCCTACAACCAGCAGATCGCCAACTGCTGCCGTGGCGGCGTCATCTCCGCCTACGGCCAGGACCCCGCCGGCTCGCTCTCGGCGTTCCAGGTCTCCGTGGGGCTCGCCGGGACCACCAACAAGACCGTGAAGCTGCCCAAGAACTTCACGCTCATGGGCCCCGGGCTCGGCTACACCTGCGGCCCGGCCACCATCGTCCCCTCCACCGTGTACTGGAGCGCCGACCACCGGCGCAAGACGCAGGCGCTGATGACGTGGACGGTGACCTGCACCTACTCGCAGCAGCTGGCGTCCAGGTACCCGACCTGCTGcgtctccttctcctccttctacAACAGCACCATCGTGCCGTGCGCCAAGTGCGCGTGCGGCTGCGGCGCCCACAAGAGGATGGGCGGCCGCGGCGGCAAGAGCCACAGCGACGGGTGCATCATGGGCGACTCCAAGCGGGCGCTGACCCCGGGGGTGAACACGCCCAAGAAGGACGGGGCGCAGCTGCTGCAGTGCACCAACCACATGTGCCCCATCCGGGTGCACTGGCACGTCAAGCTCAACTACAAGGACTACTGGCGCGCCAAGATCGCCGTCACCAACTTCAACTACCGCATGAACTACACGCAGTGGACGCTCGTCGCCCAGCACCCCAACCTCAACAACGTCACCGAGGTCTTCAGCTTCCAGTACAAACCCCTTCTCCCCTACGGGAACATCAACGACACCGGCATGTTCTACGGCCTCAAGCTCTACAACGACCTGCTCATGGAGGCCGGCCCCTTCGGCAACGTGCAGTCGGAGGTGCTCATGCGCAAGGATGATAGAACCTTCACCTTCAGCCAGGGATGGGCGTTCCCGCGCAAGATCTACTTCAACGGCGACGAGTGCAAGATGCCGCCGCCCGACTCCTACCCCTATCTGCCCAACTCCGCGCCGCTCGTGACGCCGCGTTCCGTCATCACCGCTGCCTCGGCGTGCTTGCTCGTGCTGCTCCTGGTGGCATGA